A genomic window from Eleginops maclovinus isolate JMC-PN-2008 ecotype Puerto Natales chromosome 9, JC_Emac_rtc_rv5, whole genome shotgun sequence includes:
- the LOC134869274 gene encoding piggyBac transposable element-derived protein 3-like — MAANTRDNSSGSSKHKPRQERFSVQTALEQFWLNDGDNSDLEDLSDNDDPILDANYQPRTQERSSSEDEDDSSDDEDPIPQPTEHSRGRKRLRGANNGACPCRQYLPMKPNPVGIKNFVCATADGIVLDFDLYQGTGALLEQVEEEVGLGLGGLVLARLCQTLHRGTKVYCDRFFTSIRGVEQMMKKEMYITGTIMKNRLAGAKEKLPSDKTMKNTGRGTSSELSTEDGKLCVVKWYDNKPVLMMSVVHGTEPEDTCQRWDKKLKQYVTVSRPSIVREYNLKMGGVDLIDRMISYYRMSARTKKWTMRMLMHFTDLALGNSWLLYRKDLAICAAPKKSIMQFLEFRTEIATTLLAQHHGQGSHADLSEQSEEEDNSNQGNKRPVTAVPHVSVRRRANAHLPEMISLKNAARCRVAGCTGRTRVRCVTCKVFLCLQGDRNCYTAFHT; from the exons ATGGCGGCAAACACAAGGGATAATTCAAGTGgcagctccaaacacaaacctcgACAAG agcGTTTTTCTGTGCAAACAGCATTGGAGCAATTTTGGCTAAATGATGGAGACAACTCAGATTTGGAAGACTTGTCTGACAACGATGATCCCATCCTGGATGCCAATTACCAACCCCGAACACAGGAGCgaagcagcagtgaggatgaggatgacagTAGTGATGATGAGGACCCCATTCCTCAGCCCACTGAGCACAGCAGAGGACGTAAACGTCTCCGTGGTGCAAATAATG GAGCCTGTCCATGCAGACAATATCTGCCAATGAAGCCAAACCCAGTTGGCATCAAGAACTTCGTTTGTGCTACAGCAGATGGCATTGTGCTGGACTTTGATCTGTATCAAGGTACAGGTGCACTGCTTGAGCAGGTCGAAGAAGAGGTGGGCCTGGGGTTGGGAGGCTTAGTCTTGGCTCGTCTGTGTCAAACTCTGCATCGTGGCACAAAAGTGTATTGTGACCGGTTCTTCACAAGCATCCGAGGTGTGgaacaaatgatgaagaaggagatgtaCATTACTGGTACAATAATGAAGAACAGACTCGCTGGCGCGAAGGAGAAGCTACCCTCtgacaaaaccatgaaaaacacaggaagaggtacCTCATCAGAACTTTCCACTGAAGACGGAAAGTTGTGTGTAGTGAAGTGGTATGACAACAAACCAGTATTGATGATGTCTGTTGTTCATGGCACAGAGCCTGAAGACACCTGCCAGCGCTGGGACAAGAAATTGAAACAGTATGTGACTGTCTCGCGACCAAGCATTGTCCGTGAGTACAACCTCAAGATGGGTGGAGTGGATTTGATCGATAGAATGATTAGCTACTATCGCATGAGCGCCCGTACTAAGAAGTGGACGATGCGGATGCTAATGCACTTCACAGATCTGGCTTTAGGTAACAGCTGGCTACTCTACCGCAAAGACCTCGCAATATGTGCTGCACCAAAGAAGAGCATCATGCAGTTCCTTGAGTTCCGTACAGAAATTGCTACGACCCTCTTGGCCCAGCATCACGGTCAAGGAAGCCATGCAGACCTCTCTGAacagtcagaggaagaagacaactcAAATCAAGGGAACAAACGTCCTGTGACGGCAGTGCCCCATGTCTCGGTCCGCAGGAGGGCGAATGCCCATCTCCCAGAGATGATCAGCCTGAAGAACGCGGCGCGCTGCAGGGTAGCAGGCTGCACTGGAAGAACCCGAGTGCGTTGTGTGACCTGCAAAGTGTTCTTGTGCTTGCAAGGCGATCGCAACTGTTACACAGCCtttcacacatag
- the scinla gene encoding scinderin like a codes for MAQHKEFDTAGKKPGLQVWRIEKMDLAPVPSELHGNFFTGDSYILLRTSSSPSYNVHSWFGEESSPDEKGAAAIFMTQLDSFLGGAPIQFAEFQNNESNTFLSYFKHGITYKKGGVASGFKHVEKKDVKRVLQVKGRRSIRAQEVDVSWDSFNKGDCFIIQLGERIYHWAGSECNLFERLKTSELAIGIRDNEQNGRGDIEMIDEGSEPEAVIEVLGPKPDLPPGSCDKSSDKENKIMASLYMISDAAGHMKATLVADKNPFKQKALSSNECYILDNGGSNKIFVWKGSNANKAERQASMSAALQFIKDKNYSQNTQIIVMPAGGETTIFKQFFFNWLDKDETTGPSKAYTIGSIAKVEQIPFNAAKLHDNKSMAAQHGMMDDGSGTVKIWRVEGGDKVPVDPSKYGQFFGGDCYLVLYSYKDGREKHIIYIWQGLNCSRDELAASAFLTVQLDDSMGGAATQVRVTQGQEPPHLVSVFKTKPLVVHLGGTSRECGESKPGSTRLFHIRQSSTKATRAVEVEPSATSLNTNDVFVLKTSDSLFLWKGKGATPEEMDAAQHVASMLGGTATEVEETKEPSGFWSALGGEKPYQTSKSLQRMVRPPRLFGCSNKTGRLIAEEVPGEFTQMDLLPDDVMILDTWNQIFVWVGKEANETEKNGSLKIAEDYVKADPSGRSGVAINTIKQGDEPLFFTGWFHAWDPKMWEKDPLECIKARLKKH; via the exons ATGGCGCAGCACAAGGAGTTTGACACTGCGGGGAAGAAGCCCGGCCTGCAGGTGTGGCGCATAGAGAAGATGGATTTGGCACCTGTCCCTTCTGAGCTCCATGGAAACTTCTTCACTGGAGACTCTTACATTTTGCTCCGTACCTCCTCCAGTCCTTCTTACAACGTGCACTCGTGGTTTG GAGAGGAAAGTTCCCCGGACGAGAAAGGGGCTGCTGCCATCTTCATGACCCAACTGGACAGCTTCTTGGGTGGAGCACCAATACAGTTCGCTGAGTTTCAAAATAATGAGTCCAACACCTTCCTGAGCTACTTCAAGCATGGCATCACATACAAG AAAGGTGGAGTGGCTTCAGGCTTCAAGCATGTCGAGAAAAAAGATGTCAAACGCGTGCTGCAAGTTAAAGGTCGTCGGAGCATCAGAGCCCAGGAGGTAGACGTGTCCTGGGACAGCTTCAATAAAGGAGACTGCTTCATCATTCAGTTGGGAGAG AGGATCTACCATTGGGCTGGCAGTGAATGCAATCTGTTTGAGCGCCTGAAAACCTCTGAGCTGGCCATTGGTATCCGCGACAATGAGCAAAACGGTCGTGGTGATATCGAAATGATTGACGAAGGCTCTGAGCCAGAAGCTGTCATTGAA GTTCTTGGGCCGAAACCTGACCTCCCACCAGGAAGCTGTGATAAAAGCAGTGATAAGGAGAACAAGATTATGGCGTCTCTCTATATG ATTTCTGATGCAGCCGGCCACATGAAGGCAACCTTGGTTGCCGATAAAAACCCGTTCAAACAGAAAGCGCTCTCCTCCAATGAATGCTACATCTTGGACAATGGTGGAAGCAACAAGATATTTGTTTGGAAAG GTTCCAATGCAAATAAAGCTGAGCGCCAAGCATCTATGAGTGCTGCACTCCAATTCATCAAAGATAAGAATTACTCCCAAAATACTCAG ATCATAGTGATGCCAGCAGGGGGAGAGACCACCATCTTCAAGCAGTTCTTCTTCAACTGGTTGGACAAAGATGAGACCACTGGCCCAAGCAAGGCCTACACTATCGGTAGCATAGCCAAGGTGGAGCAGATTCCCTTTAACGCCGCCAAACTTCACGACAACAAAAGCATGGCTGCACAGCACGGCATGATGGACGACGGCTCCGGGACAGTGAAG ATTTGGCGTGTGGAAGGAGGTGATAAAGTTCCTGTGGACCCATCCAAATATGGACAGTTCTTTGGAGGGGACTGTTACCTGGTGCTGTACTCCTACAAAGACGGCAGAGAGAAGCATATCATCTACATCTG GCAAGGGCTGAATTGCTCCAGGGATGAACTGGCTGCGTCAGCCTTTCTCACTGTGCAACTGGACGATTCCATGGGTGGAGCAGCTACCCAG GTTCGTGTCACTCAGGGCCAGGAACCCCCTCATCTCGTGAGCGTGTTCAAGACCAAGCCTTTGGTGGTCCACCTGGGTGGGACATCCCGCGAATGTGGGGAGAGTAAACCTGGCAGCACGCGACTCTTCCACATCCGCCAGAGCTCCACCAAAGCCACCCGGGCTGTTGAG gtgGAGCCCAGTGCCACCTCCCTGAACACCAACGATGTGTTTGTGCTGAAGACGTCTGATTCCCTGTTCCTGTGGAAGGGTAAAGGAGCGACCCCGGAGGAGATGGATGCAGCTCAGCATGTTGCCTCCATGCTAGGAGGAACTGCCACTGAGGTTGAGGAGACCAAGGAGCCGA GTGGTTTCTGGTCAGCACTGGGTGGGGAGAAGCCGTACCAGACCTCCAAGTCCCTGCAGAGGATGGTCAGGCCTCCAAGACTGTTTGGATGTTCAAACAAGACTGGCAGGCTGATA GCGGAGGAGGTGCCAGGTGAGTTCACACAGATGGATCTGCTACCCGATGATGTCATGATTCTAGACACATGGAATCAG ATTTTTGTTTGGGTTGGAAAAGAAGCCAATGAAACCGAGAAAAATGGATCTCTCAAGATTG ctgAAGACTATGTGAAGGCTGACCCCTCTGGACGCAGCGGGGTCGCCATCAACACCATCAAACAGGGAGACGAGCCGCTCTTCTTCACCGGCTGGTTCCACGCCTGGGACCCCAAGATGTGGGAGAAAGATCCTCTGGAGTGCATCAAAGCACGACTCAAAAAGCATTAG
- the zgc:109982 gene encoding retinol dehydrogenase 8, which produces MTQKVVLITGCSSGIGLAMAARIAKDEKKRFMVYATMRNLSKGEALVEAAGRTLGRTLVIKQLDVCDECSIKACVDSLPERRVDILISNAGMGLIGPIECQSIDEMKTVMDTNFFGFVRLLKEILPDMKRRKKGHIVVISSVMGIQGIIFNDVYAASKFAVEGFCESLAVQALRFNLNISLIEPGPVITEFERKVYDEGMKTDLSKADKITADIFTNVYLKNYNQIFESLGQTAEEVAEQTLKIITMENPPFRHQTNTLYTPMTTLKYADPNGDLPIDTFYKMVFEHDKVFNASLNFLKLLRWRSRKSFSMETDKSN; this is translated from the exons ATGACCCAGAAGGTGGTGCTCATCACAGGTTGCTCCTCCGGGATCGGCCTCGCCATGGCTGCCCGCATCGCGAAAGATGAGAAGAAAAGGTTCATGG TCTATGCCACCATGAGGAACCTCAGCAAGGGTGAGGCGCTGGTGGAGGCGGCTGGTCGTACTCTGGGCAGGACCCTGGTGATCAAACAGTTGGACGTGTGTGACGAGTGCTCCATCAAAGCCTGTGTGGACAGCCTGCCGGAGCGCAGAGTGGATATCCTCA TAAGTAATGCTGGGATGGGTCTGATTGGACCAATCGAGTGTCAGTCCATCGATGAAATGAAGACCGTCATGGACACCAACTTCTTTGGGTTTGTGAGGCTGCTGAAGGAAATCCTACCagacatgaagaggaggaaaaaaggccATATCGTGGTTATAAGCAGCGTCATGGGCATTCAGG GAATCATATTCAATGATGTGTACGCAGCATCCAAGTTTGCAGTGGAAGGCTTTTGTGAAAGCTTAGCAGTACAAGCCCTGAGGTTCAATCTCAA tATTTCCCTAATAGAGCCAGGTCCAGTGATAACTGAGTTTGAGCGTAAAGTCTATGATGAAGGAATGAAGACTGACCTCAGCAAGGCCGATAAAATAACTGCTGACATTTTCACCAATGTCTACCTGAAGAACTACAATCAAATCTTTGAAAGCCTCGGACAGACTGCTGAAGAGGTGGCAGAG CAAACTCTCAAGATCATCACCATGGAGAATCCACCTTTCCGtcatcagacaaacacactttacacCCCCATGACCACACTTAAATATGCTGACCCCAACGGAGACCTCCCAATCGACACGTTTTACAAGATGGTGTTTGAACATGACAAGGTCTTCAACGCCAGTCTGAACTTCCTCAAACTACTGCGCTGGAGAAGTCGAAAGAGCTTTTCCATGGAAACTGATAAGAGCAACTAA
- the dr1 gene encoding protein Dr1 has product MASSSGNDDDLTIPRAAINKMIKEVLPNVRVANDARELVVNCCTEFIHLISSEANEICNKSDKKTISPEHVINALESLGFASYITEVKDVLQECKTVALKRRKASSRLENLGIPEEELLRQQQELFAKARQQQAELAQQEWLQMQQAAQQAQMAAASASASQQAGSSQDEDDEEDM; this is encoded by the exons ATGGCTTCTTCCTCTGGAAACGACGACGACCTCACCATCCCCAGAGCAGCTATCAACAAGATGATCAAAGAAGTTCTCCCTAACGTACGAGTGGCTAACGACGCCAGGGAGCTGGTGGTTAACTGCTGCACAGAGTTCATACACCTCATATCCTCAGAAGCCAATGAAATATGCAACAAGTCCGACAAGAAGACCATCTCTCCTGAGCATGTCATCAATG CCCTAGAGAGCCTTGGTTTCGCATCATACATCACAGAGGTGAAGGACGTCCTGCAGGAGTGTAAAACAGTGGctctgaagaggaggaaggccAGCTCTCGACTGGAGAACCTGGGGATCCCAGAGGAAGAGCTCCTTAGACAACAACAGGAACTGTTTGCCAAG GCGCGGCAGCAGCAGGCGGAGCTCGCCCAGCAGGAGTGGCTACAGATGCAGCAGGCGGCCCAGCAGGCACAGATGGCGGCCGCGTCCGCCAGCGCCTCCCAGCAGGCCGGATCATCTCAGGACGAAGATGACGAGGAAGACATGTGA
- the LOC134869918 gene encoding protein wntless homolog isoform X3 produces MSGAIIENMSSKKLVFLGFFILGFQILSIMVGALIAPSHTSAIRYLATKCINRSRVRGWLMPWGSNRCQQVNSFNEPLAKTLDANDIVFAVHIPLPNNQMSPWFQYMLAVLQFDIAFKMINQIEDDVIITMDAGLAYRDDVISEWTTTHQSVEQRPLRCTFSVPKTYENEGRYYHCDPIPIMELGSVAHKYFLINLRLPVNDTVNVGIGEIKDIHLVNGGFTKVWISMKMVFTPWIFVASVWYWHRIGLMARPPVLLEKVILALGVSMTFLNVPLEWLSLGCEWTWMLLFEDAQQGVFYVTLFCFWIIFCGEHLMDQSHRNRLSAYWWQVGLVMFGSSLLLVLDLSERGVHLNNPFYSVWASEIGTNISITFILVAGISVGLYFLSLCGMVRCVFRNIGAKIQQFPAIPEARRLHYKGIIFRFKFLMLVTLACAAMTVIFFILNQVSDGHWHWGDYTLQVQSAFLTGVYGMWNLYVFTIIFLYAPSHKHRRNKSGDIHQTDFLEKPESQETQLTCGEQGPTETYRITGKVAEE; encoded by the exons atgtcaggaGCCATCATAGAGAACATGAGCTCTAAGAAACTGGTTTTCTTgggattttttattcttggttTCCAAATTCTTTCCATCATGGTTGGGGCATTAATTG CTCCCAGTCACACCAGTGCCATTCGCTACTTGGccacaaaatgtataaatcgCTCCAGGGTGCGCGGCTGGCTCATGCCGTGGGGATCAAACCGGTGCCAGCAGGTCAATAGTTTCAACGAGCCTCTGGCAAAAACACTGGATGCCAACGACATCGTTTTCGCTGTGCACATACCCCTCCCCAACAACCAGATGAGCCCCTGGTTCCAGTACATGCTGGCTGTTCTGCAGTTTGACattgcattcaaaatgatcaATCAGATTG AAGATGACGTCATCATCACCATGGATGCCGGCCTGGCATACAGGGATGATGTGATATCTGAGTGGACCACAACGCATCAATCAGTGGAGCAGAGGCCCCTCAGGTGCACGTTTTCTGTCCCTAAG ACATATGAAAACGAAGGCCGCTATTATCACTGTGACCCCATACCAATCATGGAACTGGGAAGTGTGGCCCACAAATATTTCTTGATCAACCTTCGCTTGCCGGTTAATGACACAGTGAACGTTGGAATTGGAGAAATAAAGGACATCCATCTAGTG AATGGAGGCTTCACTAAGGTGTGGATCAGCATGAAGATGGTGTTCACTCCCTGGATATTTGTGGCATCAGTTTGGTACTGGCACAGGATTGGCCTCATGGCGAGACCTCCAGTCCTTCTGGAAAA GGTGATTCTTGCTTTGGGCGTCTCCATGACGTTCCTGAATGTTCCGCTGGAGTGGCTTTCTCTGGGCTGTGAGTGGACCTGGATGCTGCTGTTTGAAGATGCTCAACAGGGCGTCTTCTACGTCACTCTCTTCTGTTTCTGGATCATCTTCTGTGGCGAACACCTCATG GACCAGAGTCACAGGAACCGCCTGTCAGCGTACTGGTGGCAGGTCGGGCTGGTGATGTTCGGCTCATCTCTTTTGCTCGTGTTGGACCTGAGTGAAAG GGGGGTTCATTTGAACAACCCTTTCTACAGTGTTTGGGCATCAGAAATCGGGACAAATATTTCA ATAACCTTCATCCTCGTGGCAGGGATTTCTGTTGGTCTctatttcctctctttgtgtggcATGGTGCGTTGTGTGTTCAGGAACATTGGTGCGAAAATACAGCAATTTCCCGCAATACCCGAGGCTAGGAGACTGCACTATAAG GGTATAATCTTCAGGTTCAAGTTTCTGATGTTGGTAACTCTAGCATGTGCAGCCATGACGGTTATCTTCTTCATCCTTAATCAA GTCAGTGATGGTCACTGGCACTGGGGAGACTACACTCTGCAGGTCCAGAGTGCGTTCCTCACAGGGGTCTATGGCATGTGGAACCTGTATGTTTTCACCATCATCTTCCTCTATGCACCCTCCCACAAGCACAGGAGAAACAAGTCAGGAGATATTCATCAAACAG ATTTTCTGGAGAAGCCAGAGAGCCAGGAGACCCAGCTGACCTGTGGAGAGCAGGGGCCCACAGAGACATACAGGATCACAGGGAAGGTGGCTGAAGAATAA
- the LOC134869918 gene encoding protein wntless homolog isoform X1, producing the protein MSGAIIENMSSKKLVFLGFFILGFQILSIMVGALIAPSHTSAIRYLATKCINRSRVRGWLMPWGSNRCQQVNSFNEPLAKTLDANDIVFAVHIPLPNNQMSPWFQYMLAVLQFDIAFKMINQIEDDVIITMDAGLAYRDDVISEWTTTHQSVEQRPLRCTFSVPKTYENEGRYYHCDPIPIMELGSVAHKYFLINLRLPVNDTVNVGIGEIKDIHLVGIHQNGGFTKVWISMKMVFTPWIFVASVWYWHRIGLMARPPVLLEKVILALGVSMTFLNVPLEWLSLGCEWTWMLLFEDAQQGVFYVTLFCFWIIFCGEHLMDQSHRNRLSAYWWQVGLVMFGSSLLLVLDLSERGVHLNNPFYSVWASEIGTNISITFILVAGISVGLYFLSLCGMVRCVFRNIGAKIQQFPAIPEARRLHYKGIIFRFKFLMLVTLACAAMTVIFFILNQVSDGHWHWGDYTLQVQSAFLTGVYGMWNLYVFTIIFLYAPSHKHRRNKSGDIHQTDFLEKPESQETQLTCGEQGPTETYRITGKVAEE; encoded by the exons atgtcaggaGCCATCATAGAGAACATGAGCTCTAAGAAACTGGTTTTCTTgggattttttattcttggttTCCAAATTCTTTCCATCATGGTTGGGGCATTAATTG CTCCCAGTCACACCAGTGCCATTCGCTACTTGGccacaaaatgtataaatcgCTCCAGGGTGCGCGGCTGGCTCATGCCGTGGGGATCAAACCGGTGCCAGCAGGTCAATAGTTTCAACGAGCCTCTGGCAAAAACACTGGATGCCAACGACATCGTTTTCGCTGTGCACATACCCCTCCCCAACAACCAGATGAGCCCCTGGTTCCAGTACATGCTGGCTGTTCTGCAGTTTGACattgcattcaaaatgatcaATCAGATTG AAGATGACGTCATCATCACCATGGATGCCGGCCTGGCATACAGGGATGATGTGATATCTGAGTGGACCACAACGCATCAATCAGTGGAGCAGAGGCCCCTCAGGTGCACGTTTTCTGTCCCTAAG ACATATGAAAACGAAGGCCGCTATTATCACTGTGACCCCATACCAATCATGGAACTGGGAAGTGTGGCCCACAAATATTTCTTGATCAACCTTCGCTTGCCGGTTAATGACACAGTGAACGTTGGAATTGGAGAAATAAAGGACATCCATCTAGTG GGCATCCACCAGAATGGAGGCTTCACTAAGGTGTGGATCAGCATGAAGATGGTGTTCACTCCCTGGATATTTGTGGCATCAGTTTGGTACTGGCACAGGATTGGCCTCATGGCGAGACCTCCAGTCCTTCTGGAAAA GGTGATTCTTGCTTTGGGCGTCTCCATGACGTTCCTGAATGTTCCGCTGGAGTGGCTTTCTCTGGGCTGTGAGTGGACCTGGATGCTGCTGTTTGAAGATGCTCAACAGGGCGTCTTCTACGTCACTCTCTTCTGTTTCTGGATCATCTTCTGTGGCGAACACCTCATG GACCAGAGTCACAGGAACCGCCTGTCAGCGTACTGGTGGCAGGTCGGGCTGGTGATGTTCGGCTCATCTCTTTTGCTCGTGTTGGACCTGAGTGAAAG GGGGGTTCATTTGAACAACCCTTTCTACAGTGTTTGGGCATCAGAAATCGGGACAAATATTTCA ATAACCTTCATCCTCGTGGCAGGGATTTCTGTTGGTCTctatttcctctctttgtgtggcATGGTGCGTTGTGTGTTCAGGAACATTGGTGCGAAAATACAGCAATTTCCCGCAATACCCGAGGCTAGGAGACTGCACTATAAG GGTATAATCTTCAGGTTCAAGTTTCTGATGTTGGTAACTCTAGCATGTGCAGCCATGACGGTTATCTTCTTCATCCTTAATCAA GTCAGTGATGGTCACTGGCACTGGGGAGACTACACTCTGCAGGTCCAGAGTGCGTTCCTCACAGGGGTCTATGGCATGTGGAACCTGTATGTTTTCACCATCATCTTCCTCTATGCACCCTCCCACAAGCACAGGAGAAACAAGTCAGGAGATATTCATCAAACAG ATTTTCTGGAGAAGCCAGAGAGCCAGGAGACCCAGCTGACCTGTGGAGAGCAGGGGCCCACAGAGACATACAGGATCACAGGGAAGGTGGCTGAAGAATAA
- the LOC134869918 gene encoding protein wntless homolog isoform X2 produces MSGAIIENMSSKKLVFLGFFILGFQILSIMVGALIAPSHTSAIRYLATKCINRSRVRGWLMPWGSNRCQQVNSFNEPLAKTLDANDIVFAVHIPLPNNQMSPWFQYMLAVLQFDIAFKMINQIDDVIITMDAGLAYRDDVISEWTTTHQSVEQRPLRCTFSVPKTYENEGRYYHCDPIPIMELGSVAHKYFLINLRLPVNDTVNVGIGEIKDIHLVGIHQNGGFTKVWISMKMVFTPWIFVASVWYWHRIGLMARPPVLLEKVILALGVSMTFLNVPLEWLSLGCEWTWMLLFEDAQQGVFYVTLFCFWIIFCGEHLMDQSHRNRLSAYWWQVGLVMFGSSLLLVLDLSERGVHLNNPFYSVWASEIGTNISITFILVAGISVGLYFLSLCGMVRCVFRNIGAKIQQFPAIPEARRLHYKGIIFRFKFLMLVTLACAAMTVIFFILNQVSDGHWHWGDYTLQVQSAFLTGVYGMWNLYVFTIIFLYAPSHKHRRNKSGDIHQTDFLEKPESQETQLTCGEQGPTETYRITGKVAEE; encoded by the exons atgtcaggaGCCATCATAGAGAACATGAGCTCTAAGAAACTGGTTTTCTTgggattttttattcttggttTCCAAATTCTTTCCATCATGGTTGGGGCATTAATTG CTCCCAGTCACACCAGTGCCATTCGCTACTTGGccacaaaatgtataaatcgCTCCAGGGTGCGCGGCTGGCTCATGCCGTGGGGATCAAACCGGTGCCAGCAGGTCAATAGTTTCAACGAGCCTCTGGCAAAAACACTGGATGCCAACGACATCGTTTTCGCTGTGCACATACCCCTCCCCAACAACCAGATGAGCCCCTGGTTCCAGTACATGCTGGCTGTTCTGCAGTTTGACattgcattcaaaatgatcaATCAGATTG ATGACGTCATCATCACCATGGATGCCGGCCTGGCATACAGGGATGATGTGATATCTGAGTGGACCACAACGCATCAATCAGTGGAGCAGAGGCCCCTCAGGTGCACGTTTTCTGTCCCTAAG ACATATGAAAACGAAGGCCGCTATTATCACTGTGACCCCATACCAATCATGGAACTGGGAAGTGTGGCCCACAAATATTTCTTGATCAACCTTCGCTTGCCGGTTAATGACACAGTGAACGTTGGAATTGGAGAAATAAAGGACATCCATCTAGTG GGCATCCACCAGAATGGAGGCTTCACTAAGGTGTGGATCAGCATGAAGATGGTGTTCACTCCCTGGATATTTGTGGCATCAGTTTGGTACTGGCACAGGATTGGCCTCATGGCGAGACCTCCAGTCCTTCTGGAAAA GGTGATTCTTGCTTTGGGCGTCTCCATGACGTTCCTGAATGTTCCGCTGGAGTGGCTTTCTCTGGGCTGTGAGTGGACCTGGATGCTGCTGTTTGAAGATGCTCAACAGGGCGTCTTCTACGTCACTCTCTTCTGTTTCTGGATCATCTTCTGTGGCGAACACCTCATG GACCAGAGTCACAGGAACCGCCTGTCAGCGTACTGGTGGCAGGTCGGGCTGGTGATGTTCGGCTCATCTCTTTTGCTCGTGTTGGACCTGAGTGAAAG GGGGGTTCATTTGAACAACCCTTTCTACAGTGTTTGGGCATCAGAAATCGGGACAAATATTTCA ATAACCTTCATCCTCGTGGCAGGGATTTCTGTTGGTCTctatttcctctctttgtgtggcATGGTGCGTTGTGTGTTCAGGAACATTGGTGCGAAAATACAGCAATTTCCCGCAATACCCGAGGCTAGGAGACTGCACTATAAG GGTATAATCTTCAGGTTCAAGTTTCTGATGTTGGTAACTCTAGCATGTGCAGCCATGACGGTTATCTTCTTCATCCTTAATCAA GTCAGTGATGGTCACTGGCACTGGGGAGACTACACTCTGCAGGTCCAGAGTGCGTTCCTCACAGGGGTCTATGGCATGTGGAACCTGTATGTTTTCACCATCATCTTCCTCTATGCACCCTCCCACAAGCACAGGAGAAACAAGTCAGGAGATATTCATCAAACAG ATTTTCTGGAGAAGCCAGAGAGCCAGGAGACCCAGCTGACCTGTGGAGAGCAGGGGCCCACAGAGACATACAGGATCACAGGGAAGGTGGCTGAAGAATAA